The window TTGACAGCGGGCGCTGCAAAGGCTGCGGCCTCTGCGTCGAGAGCTGCCCGAGGAACCTGATCGGGATGTCGGACTCCCTCAACGCGGGCGGGTATCATCCGGCCTGCCTGCGGGAGTCCGCCGGATGCACCGGTTGCGCGCAATGCGCCATGGTGTGC of the Candidatus Hydrogenedentota bacterium genome contains:
- a CDS encoding ferredoxin family protein; its protein translation is MAKVSAPSRDGLKGTVAAILIDSGRCKGCGLCVESCPRNLIGMSDSLNAGGYHPACLRESAGCTGCAQCAMVCPDVAIEVVRGEAGDQLWK